In Rhodovulum sulfidophilum DSM 1374, the following are encoded in one genomic region:
- the epmA gene encoding EF-P lysine aminoacylase EpmA — MTDTPWWSPERHADRRPALLARGRIQAAIRGWFAEEGFVEVDPPALVTSPGNEAHLHAFATDAIGNDGVARRMYLHTSPEFAMKKLLAAGEPRIAAFCHVWRNRERGPRHSPEFTMLEWYRAGEDYAVLMEDTVRMLQLACEAAGTRHLGHAGQHCDPFAPVDRVSVAEAFAAHAGIDLLSTLAPGGAPDRAALAVQAEAAGIGFAADDGWSDIFSRVLVERVEPHLGRGRITVLDRYPAAEAALARTCADDPREAERFELYACGVELANGFGELTDPVEQRRRFEAEMDEKERLYGERYPLDEEFLAALAFMPPASGIALGFDRLAMLATAAPRIEDVLWVPVA; from the coding sequence ATGACCGATACCCCCTGGTGGAGCCCCGAGCGCCATGCCGACCGCCGTCCCGCCCTGCTGGCGCGGGGCCGGATCCAGGCCGCGATCCGGGGCTGGTTCGCGGAAGAAGGCTTCGTCGAGGTCGACCCGCCGGCCCTGGTGACAAGCCCGGGAAACGAGGCCCATCTGCATGCCTTCGCGACCGATGCCATCGGCAATGACGGGGTGGCGCGGCGGATGTATCTGCATACCTCGCCCGAATTCGCGATGAAAAAGCTGCTGGCCGCGGGCGAGCCCCGGATCGCGGCCTTTTGCCATGTCTGGCGCAACCGCGAGCGCGGGCCGCGGCACAGCCCGGAATTCACCATGCTCGAATGGTATCGCGCGGGCGAGGATTATGCCGTGCTGATGGAGGATACCGTCCGGATGCTGCAACTGGCCTGCGAGGCGGCGGGCACCCGGCATCTCGGCCATGCCGGGCAGCACTGCGACCCTTTCGCCCCGGTCGATCGGGTCTCGGTGGCCGAGGCCTTCGCCGCCCATGCCGGGATCGACCTGCTCTCGACGCTCGCGCCCGGAGGCGCTCCCGACCGCGCGGCGCTGGCCGTTCAGGCCGAAGCCGCCGGGATCGGCTTCGCGGCCGATGACGGCTGGTCCGACATCTTCAGCCGGGTGCTTGTCGAACGGGTCGAGCCGCATCTGGGCCGGGGCCGGATCACCGTTCTCGACCGCTATCCGGCCGCCGAAGCCGCGCTGGCGCGGACCTGTGCCGACGATCCGCGCGAAGCCGAACGTTTCGAGCTCTATGCCTGCGGGGTCGAGCTGGCCAATGGTTTCGGCGAGCTGACCGACCCCGTCGAGCAGCGCCGCCGTTTCGAGGCCGAGATGGACGAGAAGGAGCGCCTGTATGGCGAGCGCTATCCGCTGGACGAGGAGTTCCTCGCGGCGCTGGCCTTCATGCCGCCCGCCTCGGGCATCGCGCTTGGCTTCGACCGGCTGGCCATGCTGGCCACCGCCGCGCCCAGGATCGAGGATGTGCTTTGGGTGCCGGTCGCCTGA
- the mltA gene encoding murein transglycosylase A, translated as MRGFGAAVCLALALGGGASAQAAPSVELLDFDDLKGWKTDNHAEALAAFRETCPDLPDPPWTALCALSERQSNARSFFELFFRPVLIGGDSPALFTGYFEPVLKAARAPDARFRYPIYRLPPDLPTDRPWFSRREIAEDGHLDGQGLEIAWLEDPVDVFFLQVQGSGRLSLPDGTLLRVGYGGKNGHDYRSIGRELVRRGVYQPHQVSARVIRSWVRRHPEAGAELLLHNPSFVFFRELDRLPPGKGPLGAMNRPVTPMRSLAVDPSLVPLGAPVWIEKGGRHPLHRLMVAQDTGSAIKGPQRADIFYGTGAGAGRLAGAVRDPGRMIVLLPVELALALLPGG; from the coding sequence ATGCGCGGTTTCGGTGCGGCGGTCTGTCTGGCCCTGGCCCTGGGCGGCGGCGCTTCGGCTCAGGCCGCGCCCTCGGTCGAGCTGCTCGATTTCGACGATCTCAAGGGCTGGAAGACCGACAATCACGCCGAGGCCCTTGCCGCCTTCCGCGAGACCTGCCCCGATCTGCCCGACCCGCCCTGGACCGCGCTTTGCGCCCTGTCCGAGCGGCAGTCCAATGCCCGCAGCTTCTTCGAGCTTTTCTTCCGCCCGGTCCTGATCGGCGGCGACAGCCCGGCGCTGTTCACCGGCTATTTCGAGCCCGTTCTGAAGGCCGCCCGCGCTCCCGATGCCCGGTTCCGCTATCCGATCTACCGCCTGCCGCCCGATCTGCCGACCGACCGGCCCTGGTTCTCGCGCCGCGAGATCGCCGAGGACGGACATCTCGACGGGCAGGGGCTTGAAATCGCCTGGCTCGAAGATCCTGTCGATGTGTTCTTCCTGCAGGTTCAGGGCTCGGGGCGGCTGAGCCTGCCCGACGGCACGCTTCTCCGTGTTGGCTATGGTGGCAAGAACGGCCATGATTACCGCTCGATCGGCAGGGAGCTGGTGCGGCGCGGCGTCTATCAGCCCCATCAGGTTTCGGCCCGGGTGATCCGGTCCTGGGTCCGGCGCCATCCCGAGGCGGGGGCCGAACTTCTGCTGCACAACCCCTCCTTCGTCTTTTTCCGCGAGCTTGACAGGCTGCCGCCGGGCAAGGGGCCGCTCGGGGCGATGAACCGGCCGGTCACGCCGATGCGCAGCCTCGCGGTCGATCCGTCCCTCGTGCCGCTGGGCGCGCCGGTCTGGATCGAGAAGGGCGGGCGGCATCCGCTTCACCGGCTGATGGTGGCACAGGATACCGGCTCGGCGATCAAGGGACCGCAGCGGGCCGACATCTTCTATGGCACCGGCGCGGGTGCCGGGCGGCTGGCAGGCGCGGTGCGCGACCCGGGCCGGATGATCGTGCTGTTGCCGGTCGAGCTGGCGCTTGCGCTGCTGCCCGGAGGCTGA
- a CDS encoding Smr/MutS family protein has translation MRRRRLSREDRALWDEVARRVRPMRDAPPDAVSGPPPEKTLPEKTPPAPVPAAPLPLKPFRLGAKAPAAAPPTPSAPPAIRMDRKAFLRMKGGKLDPEARIDLHGMTLAEAHPALIGFILRSQAEARRLVLVITGKGSGAEWDPAFADRRGVLRRQVPHWLHQAPLSGAVMQVAPAHRRHGGEGAFYVYLRRPR, from the coding sequence ATGCGCCGTCGCCGCCTCAGCCGCGAGGATCGCGCCCTCTGGGACGAGGTCGCGCGCCGGGTCCGCCCGATGCGCGACGCGCCCCCCGATGCCGTGTCCGGGCCCCCGCCCGAAAAGACCTTGCCCGAAAAGACCCCGCCTGCCCCGGTTCCCGCCGCGCCTTTGCCGCTGAAACCCTTCCGGCTGGGCGCGAAGGCACCTGCGGCCGCGCCGCCGACCCCGTCCGCACCGCCTGCGATCCGGATGGACCGCAAGGCATTCCTGCGGATGAAGGGCGGCAAGCTCGACCCCGAGGCGCGGATCGATCTGCATGGCATGACGCTGGCCGAGGCGCATCCGGCGCTGATCGGCTTCATCCTGCGCAGCCAGGCCGAGGCGCGGCGGCTGGTGCTGGTGATCACCGGCAAGGGAAGCGGGGCGGAATGGGACCCCGCCTTCGCCGACCGGCGCGGGGTGTTGCGGCGCCAGGTGCCGCACTGGCTGCATCAGGCGCCCTTGTCAGGCGCGGTGATGCAGGTGGCACCCGCCCATCGCCGCCATGGCGGCGAGGGCGCTTTCTATGTCTATCTCAGGCGGCCCCGCTAG
- the hslU gene encoding ATP-dependent protease ATPase subunit HslU yields the protein MTDLTPREIVSELDRFIIGQAEAKRAVAVALRNRWRRKQLADDIREEVYPKNILMIGPTGVGKTEISRRLARLARAPFIKVEATKFTEVGYVGRDVEQIVRDLVDTALVQTRDWMREDVKAAAYKAAEDRVIAAIAGADAREQTREMFRAKLKKGELDDTLIELEIADTSNPLQGMEIPGMAPGQGQQGMMSLGDLFGKAFGGRTVKKRLTVADSYEILISEEADKLLDDETVNRTALEAVQENGIVFLDEIDKVCARSDMRGADVSREGVQRDLLPLIEGTTVSTKYGPVKTDHILFIASGAFHIAKPSDLLPELQGRLPIRVELRALTEDDFVRILTETDNALTRQYTALMGTEEVTVEFTDDGIAALARVAAGVNESIENIGARRLYTVMERVFEELSFTAPDRAGDTVRVDADFVDQNLGELTKSADVTRYIL from the coding sequence ATGACCGACCTCACCCCCCGCGAAATCGTCTCGGAACTCGACCGGTTCATCATCGGTCAGGCGGAGGCAAAGCGGGCCGTCGCCGTGGCCCTGCGCAATCGCTGGCGGCGCAAGCAGCTGGCCGACGACATCCGCGAAGAGGTCTATCCGAAGAACATCCTGATGATCGGGCCGACCGGCGTCGGCAAGACCGAGATCTCGCGCCGTCTGGCCAGGCTTGCCCGTGCCCCCTTCATCAAGGTCGAGGCGACCAAGTTCACCGAGGTCGGCTATGTCGGCCGCGACGTGGAACAGATCGTGCGCGATCTCGTCGATACCGCGCTGGTGCAGACCCGCGACTGGATGCGCGAGGATGTGAAGGCGGCCGCCTACAAGGCCGCCGAGGACCGGGTGATCGCCGCCATCGCCGGCGCCGATGCGCGCGAACAGACCCGCGAGATGTTCCGCGCCAAGCTGAAGAAGGGCGAGCTGGACGACACGCTCATCGAGCTTGAGATCGCCGATACCTCGAACCCGCTGCAGGGCATGGAAATTCCGGGCATGGCGCCGGGCCAGGGCCAGCAGGGGATGATGTCGCTGGGCGATCTGTTCGGCAAGGCCTTCGGCGGGCGCACCGTCAAGAAGCGGCTGACCGTGGCCGACAGCTACGAGATCCTGATTTCGGAAGAGGCCGACAAGCTGCTCGACGACGAGACGGTGAACCGGACCGCTCTCGAGGCGGTGCAGGAAAACGGCATCGTCTTCCTCGACGAGATCGACAAGGTCTGCGCCCGCTCCGACATGCGCGGCGCCGATGTCAGCCGCGAGGGCGTGCAGCGCGACCTGTTGCCGCTGATCGAGGGCACGACGGTCTCGACCAAATACGGGCCGGTGAAGACCGACCATATCCTGTTCATCGCCTCGGGCGCGTTCCATATCGCCAAGCCCTCGGACCTGCTGCCCGAATTGCAGGGCCGGCTGCCGATCCGGGTCGAGCTGAGGGCGCTGACAGAGGATGATTTCGTCCGCATCCTGACCGAGACGGACAATGCGCTGACCCGGCAATATACCGCGCTGATGGGCACCGAGGAGGTCACGGTCGAATTCACCGATGACGGCATCGCGGCGCTGGCCCGGGTTGCGGCCGGGGTCAATGAGAGCATCGAGAATATCGGCGCGCGGCGGCTTTACACGGTGATGGAGCGGGTGTTCGAAGAGCTCAGCTTCACCGCGCCCGACCGGGCGGGCGACACCGTCAGGGTCGATGCCGATTTCGTCGACCAAAACCTGGGCGAGCTGACCAAATCGGCCGATGTCACCCGCTATATCCTCTGA
- the hslV gene encoding ATP-dependent protease subunit HslV, protein MSKSEFPGWHGTTIIGVRRGGQVVIAGDGQVSLGQTVIKGSARKVRRLSPGGYDVVAGFAGSTADAFTLLERLEAKLQATPGQLQRAAVELAKDWRTDKYLQKLEAMLIVSDGAELYVITGAGDVLAPEHDVAAIGSGGNYALAAARGLIENTELSAADIARKAMAIAADICVYTNGNLTVESITR, encoded by the coding sequence ATGTCGAAAAGCGAGTTTCCCGGCTGGCACGGGACCACCATCATCGGCGTTCGCCGCGGCGGCCAGGTGGTGATCGCCGGCGACGGACAGGTCAGCCTGGGCCAGACTGTGATCAAGGGCAGCGCCCGCAAGGTGCGCAGGCTGTCGCCCGGCGGCTATGATGTCGTCGCGGGTTTCGCCGGATCTACGGCCGATGCCTTCACACTCCTCGAACGGCTGGAAGCCAAGCTGCAGGCAACCCCCGGCCAGCTTCAGCGCGCCGCGGTCGAACTGGCCAAGGACTGGCGCACCGACAAATACCTGCAGAAGCTCGAGGCCATGCTGATCGTCAGCGACGGGGCCGAGCTTTACGTGATCACCGGCGCGGGCGACGTGCTGGCTCCTGAACATGACGTGGCCGCCATCGGCTCGGGCGGCAATTACGCTCTGGCCGCCGCGCGCGGCCTGATCGAGAATACCGAGCTTTCGGCCGCAGATATCGCCCGCAAGGCGATGGCGATCGCGGCCGATATCTGCGTCTACACGAACGGCAACCTGACGGTGGAGAGCATTACCCGATGA
- the trxA gene encoding thioredoxin — MPTHAVTDDTFDAEVRQSDIPVVVDFWAEWCGPCKQIGPALEELSAELEGKVKIVKINVDDNPTSPAQLGVRGIPALFLFKDGQVISSKIGAAPKAALQNWIQESV; from the coding sequence ATGCCCACCCATGCCGTCACGGACGACACCTTCGACGCCGAGGTGCGCCAGTCCGACATTCCCGTCGTCGTCGATTTCTGGGCCGAATGGTGCGGCCCCTGCAAGCAGATCGGCCCGGCCCTGGAAGAGCTTTCCGCCGAGCTGGAAGGCAAGGTGAAGATCGTCAAGATCAATGTCGACGACAACCCGACCAGCCCGGCTCAGCTGGGCGTGCGCGGCATTCCGGCGCTGTTCCTGTTCAAGGACGGGCAAGTCATTTCCAGCAAGATCGGCGCCGCGCCCAAGGCCGCGCTGCAGAACTGGATTCAGGAATCGGTCTGA
- the addA gene encoding double-strand break repair helicase AddA: MTRNEASARQIQAADPSGSVWLSANAGSGKTRVLTDRVARLLLAGVPPQRILCLTYTKAAAGEMQNRLFDRLGGWAMLADADLRQALHELGVETAIGEDTLREARRLFARAIEAPGGLKIQTIHSFCAGILRRFPLEAGVSPQFVEMDDRSARRLRAELVDALAEGPEAGRFADLARFHTDAELDALTAEIASHRDRFPATADPGAIWKSFGLSADEDSAVLLRGVFTGTEEGLLARLKSALAGGGKTDQTAAAKLGALNLGGADRALLLGLEDILLTGAAAKQPFSAKTGSFPTKAVRAALGPDLAPLEDLMIRVETARPRRLALDAAERTLALHRFAEAFLPAYAARKQLQGWLDFDDLILKARDLLTDPGVAQWVLFRLDGGLDHILVDEAQDTSPVQWQVIELLAQEFTAGEGARSGVDRTIFVVGDKKQSIYSFQGADPEGFDRMRALFRDRLENVDRGLLNLTLEYSFRSSEAILGAVDRTFPEGARAGLDREMRHRAFHADLPGRVDIWPVVEDSEAADPGHWADPVDMLGASHHSVRLARQVASEIRAMIDRGETIAVKGGGRRPIHEGDILILVQSRTDLFHEIIRACKAERLEVAGADRLKIGGELAVRDLTALLSFLALPEDDLSLASALRSPLFGWSEDALFRLAAPRKGYLWQALRHADRAGTETVPMLQALLDEADFLRPYDLLERILTRHDGRRRLVARLGQEAEDGIDALLTQALAYETTEVPSLTGFLAWLSSGEVEIKRQLDAAGRRIRVMTVHGAKGLEAPVVILPHTAQRTVTIRDQIYTLEDGLPAWKTGSDARPEALAAAHAARVQREEEERSRLLYVAMTRAEQWLIVAAAGKLAKDGSDWYSRIRRGTEALGPVPRDFGFGEGLRYERGLWPEDRVLAAPETAPPETALPDWALRDAPRPERPPQPLSPSDLGGAKALPGDPLAPAEAEDVRARGTWMHLLLEHLPGTDPADRPALARALLTAVDPPAPEAAIPALAAEAEALMARPDLAPVFAPGSLAEVPLTAALGQGRLSGTVDRLIVSPTRITAVDFKTNAVVPDRPEDTPEGILRQLGAYAMALAQIYPGHEIDIAILWTRTGALMTIPRELGHAALARAGLA, encoded by the coding sequence ATGACCCGGAACGAGGCAAGCGCGCGCCAGATCCAGGCCGCCGATCCGTCGGGCTCGGTCTGGCTGTCGGCCAATGCGGGCTCGGGCAAGACCCGGGTTCTGACCGACCGGGTGGCGCGGCTTCTGCTGGCGGGGGTGCCGCCGCAGCGCATCCTGTGCCTGACCTATACCAAGGCCGCCGCCGGCGAGATGCAGAACCGGCTGTTCGACCGGCTGGGCGGCTGGGCGATGCTGGCCGATGCCGATCTGCGGCAGGCGCTGCACGAGCTGGGCGTCGAGACCGCCATCGGCGAGGACACCCTGCGCGAGGCAAGACGCCTGTTCGCGCGCGCCATCGAGGCGCCGGGCGGGCTGAAGATCCAGACCATCCATTCCTTCTGCGCGGGCATTCTCAGGCGGTTTCCGCTCGAGGCCGGGGTCTCGCCGCAATTCGTCGAGATGGATGACCGCAGCGCCCGCCGCCTGCGGGCCGAGCTGGTCGATGCGCTGGCCGAGGGTCCTGAGGCCGGTCGCTTTGCCGATCTGGCGCGGTTTCACACCGATGCCGAGCTCGATGCGCTGACCGCCGAGATCGCCAGCCATCGCGACCGGTTTCCGGCCACCGCCGACCCAGGCGCGATCTGGAAAAGCTTCGGCCTTTCCGCCGATGAGGACAGCGCGGTCCTGCTGCGCGGCGTCTTCACCGGGACCGAAGAGGGGCTGCTGGCCCGGCTGAAATCCGCGCTGGCCGGGGGCGGCAAGACCGATCAGACCGCCGCCGCCAAGCTTGGCGCACTGAATCTCGGCGGCGCCGACCGGGCCCTGCTGCTGGGGCTTGAAGATATCCTGCTGACCGGCGCCGCCGCAAAACAGCCGTTTTCGGCCAAGACAGGGTCTTTTCCCACCAAGGCGGTCCGGGCCGCGCTGGGGCCCGATCTGGCGCCGCTGGAAGACCTGATGATCCGGGTCGAGACCGCGCGGCCCCGGCGGCTGGCGCTGGATGCGGCCGAGCGGACGCTGGCCCTGCACCGCTTTGCCGAAGCCTTCCTGCCCGCCTATGCAGCGCGCAAACAGCTGCAGGGCTGGCTCGATTTCGACGACCTGATCCTGAAGGCACGCGATCTGCTGACCGATCCGGGCGTCGCGCAATGGGTGCTGTTCCGGCTCGATGGCGGGCTCGACCATATCCTTGTCGACGAGGCACAGGACACCAGCCCGGTGCAATGGCAGGTGATCGAGCTTCTGGCGCAGGAATTCACCGCGGGCGAGGGCGCGCGGAGCGGGGTCGACCGCACGATCTTCGTCGTCGGCGACAAGAAGCAGTCGATCTATTCCTTCCAGGGCGCCGATCCCGAGGGCTTCGACCGGATGCGCGCGCTGTTCCGCGACCGGCTGGAAAATGTCGACCGCGGCCTGTTGAACCTGACGCTGGAATATTCGTTCCGCTCCTCCGAGGCGATCCTCGGCGCTGTCGACCGGACCTTCCCCGAAGGCGCGCGGGCGGGGCTCGACCGCGAGATGCGGCACCGCGCCTTCCATGCCGATCTGCCCGGCCGGGTCGATATCTGGCCCGTGGTCGAGGATAGCGAGGCCGCCGATCCGGGGCATTGGGCCGATCCGGTCGACATGCTGGGGGCCTCGCATCACAGCGTGCGGCTGGCGCGTCAGGTGGCCTCGGAAATCCGCGCCATGATCGACCGGGGCGAGACCATCGCCGTCAAGGGCGGGGGGCGCCGCCCGATCCATGAGGGCGACATCCTGATCCTGGTGCAAAGCCGGACCGACCTGTTTCACGAGATCATCCGCGCCTGCAAGGCCGAGCGGCTGGAGGTGGCGGGCGCCGACCGGCTGAAGATCGGCGGCGAGCTTGCGGTGCGCGACCTGACCGCGCTTCTGTCCTTCCTGGCGCTGCCCGAAGACGACCTGTCGCTGGCCTCGGCCCTGCGCTCGCCCCTGTTCGGCTGGAGCGAAGATGCCCTGTTCCGGCTGGCAGCACCCCGCAAGGGCTATCTCTGGCAGGCGCTCAGACACGCGGATCGGGCCGGAACAGAGACGGTTCCGATGCTGCAGGCGCTGCTGGACGAGGCCGATTTCCTGCGCCCCTACGACCTGCTGGAACGCATCCTCACCCGCCATGACGGGCGCCGCAGGCTGGTGGCGCGGCTCGGGCAGGAGGCCGAGGACGGCATCGATGCGCTGCTGACCCAGGCGCTGGCCTATGAGACGACCGAGGTGCCCTCGCTGACCGGCTTCCTGGCCTGGCTGTCAAGTGGCGAGGTCGAGATCAAGCGCCAGCTCGATGCGGCGGGGCGGCGGATCCGGGTGATGACGGTGCATGGCGCCAAGGGGCTCGAGGCGCCGGTGGTGATCCTGCCGCATACGGCGCAGCGCACTGTCACCATCCGCGACCAGATCTATACGCTGGAAGACGGCCTGCCCGCCTGGAAGACCGGATCGGATGCGCGCCCCGAGGCGCTGGCGGCCGCCCATGCCGCGCGGGTGCAGCGCGAGGAGGAGGAACGGTCGCGGCTGTTATACGTCGCCATGACCCGGGCCGAGCAATGGCTGATCGTGGCCGCGGCCGGAAAGCTCGCGAAGGATGGCAGCGACTGGTACAGCCGCATTCGCCGCGGCACCGAGGCGCTTGGCCCCGTGCCGCGCGATTTCGGTTTCGGCGAGGGGCTGCGCTATGAGCGCGGGCTCTGGCCGGAAGACCGCGTCCTGGCCGCGCCCGAGACGGCGCCGCCCGAAACCGCGCTTCCCGACTGGGCGCTGCGCGACGCGCCCCGCCCGGAGCGGCCGCCGCAGCCACTGTCGCCGTCCGACCTGGGCGGCGCCAAGGCCCTGCCCGGCGACCCGCTTGCCCCCGCCGAGGCCGAGGATGTCCGGGCCCGGGGCACCTGGATGCACCTGCTCCTGGAACATCTGCCGGGCACCGATCCGGCCGACCGCCCGGCGCTGGCCCGCGCGCTGTTGACCGCGGTCGACCCGCCCGCGCCCGAGGCCGCGATCCCGGCCCTTGCCGCCGAGGCCGAGGCCCTGATGGCGCGGCCCGATCTGGCCCCGGTCTTCGCCCCCGGCAGCCTGGCCGAGGTTCCGCTGACCGCGGCCCTGGGCCAGGGGCGGCTGAGCGGCACGGTCGACCGGCTGATCGTCTCGCCCACCCGGATCACGGCCGTCGATTTCAAGACCAACGCGGTCGTGCCGGACCGGCCCGAAGACACGCCCGAGGGCATCCTGCGCCAGCTGGGCGCCTATGCCATGGCGCTGGCGCAGATCTATCCCGGCCACGAGATCGACATCGCCATTCTCTGGACCCGGACCGGCGCTTTGATGACGATCCCGCGAGAGCTGGGCCACGCCGCGCTTGCCCGGGCCGGGCTGGCTTGA